One stretch of Chloroflexia bacterium SDU3-3 DNA includes these proteins:
- a CDS encoding nitroreductase family deazaflavin-dependent oxidoreductase: MSLYRWMYRGGRPNGVAKFLNGISAFIHSRGVAPSYLVTLEVLGRSSGKPVSFPLVMTVIDGERYLVSMLGEANWVRNAKADGNRATLHHGATERVLLEEVPVEQRAPIIKAFLAHAPGARPHIPVEKDAPLAAFEEIAPKYPVFRVLPAE; the protein is encoded by the coding sequence ATGTCACTCTATCGCTGGATGTATCGTGGCGGACGCCCCAACGGCGTGGCCAAGTTCCTGAACGGCATCTCGGCATTCATCCACTCGCGCGGCGTCGCGCCCAGCTACCTGGTGACGCTGGAGGTGCTCGGGCGCAGCTCGGGTAAGCCGGTGAGCTTCCCGCTGGTGATGACGGTGATCGACGGCGAGCGCTACCTCGTCTCCATGCTGGGCGAGGCCAACTGGGTGCGCAACGCCAAGGCCGATGGCAACCGCGCCACGCTCCACCACGGCGCGACCGAGCGCGTGCTGCTGGAGGAGGTTCCCGTCGAGCAGCGCGCCCCGATCATCAAGGCGTTTCTGGCCCATGCCCCCGGCGCGCGCCCGCACATCCCGGTGGAGAAAGATGCGCCTCTCGCCGCCTTCGAGGAGATCGCGCCCAAGTACCCCGTGTTCCGCGTCCTCCCGGCGGAGTAG
- a CDS encoding ATP-binding cassette domain-containing protein: MEPQPLLRCINLSKTFGELPVLRQISFDVAQGAVVGLAGRSGAGKSVLAMLLGGLAVPNEGDIYLGGRRLPWPIRARHEGIAVIPQHPALADRLDVTSNIFLGDEIGWPALGSWLKVPDRRRMDQRAAEILGQLDASVPSLRETVENLTSEQRQMISIARALVRPARLVVVDEPTMPLNYAHQQKLLALIRSWQQQGVAVIFASNNLDHLFAVSDRILVLHDGRLTADFCADTTSREDLVSAIVGSSDRQQLTPIMWALDSYYQTRDQSERLSHQQALLEQNLAAKDSLNRQLIDQLGEQVSALDRANIALQDAHRRLLTEREQERKALARELHDQIIQDLLSINYQLEDLGSEDSEADLSAELADVRGSIRGLVDDVRRICGNLRPPTIDSLGLGAAIKSYARDWAARTGIRAELDLGTELGRLPEAIELSIFRIVQEGLSNVRKHAQAHAVRIALRHTSPRTLLVSLSDDGRGLPEGFDLAALAAEGHYGLLGITERVALLQGRLSVQNQPEGGLLLQVEIPHPRIG; encoded by the coding sequence ATGGAACCACAGCCCCTCCTCCGCTGCATCAACCTCTCCAAGACCTTTGGCGAGCTGCCGGTGCTGCGCCAGATCAGCTTCGACGTGGCGCAGGGCGCGGTGGTGGGGCTGGCGGGCCGCAGCGGCGCGGGCAAGTCGGTGCTGGCCATGCTGCTGGGCGGGCTGGCCGTGCCCAACGAGGGCGACATCTACCTGGGCGGCAGACGCCTGCCCTGGCCCATCCGCGCCCGCCACGAGGGCATCGCCGTCATCCCCCAGCACCCCGCCCTGGCCGACCGCCTCGACGTGACCTCCAACATCTTCCTGGGCGACGAGATCGGCTGGCCCGCGCTGGGCAGCTGGCTGAAGGTGCCCGACCGCCGCCGCATGGACCAGCGCGCCGCCGAGATCCTGGGCCAGCTCGATGCATCCGTGCCCTCGCTGCGCGAGACCGTGGAGAACCTCACCAGCGAGCAGCGCCAGATGATCTCGATCGCCCGCGCCCTGGTGCGCCCCGCCCGCCTGGTGGTGGTGGATGAGCCGACCATGCCGCTCAACTACGCCCACCAGCAGAAGCTGCTGGCCCTCATCCGCTCCTGGCAGCAGCAGGGCGTCGCGGTGATCTTCGCCAGCAACAACCTCGACCACCTGTTCGCGGTGTCCGACCGCATCCTGGTGCTGCACGATGGCCGCCTCACCGCCGACTTCTGCGCCGACACCACCAGCCGCGAGGATCTGGTCTCCGCCATCGTCGGCTCTAGCGACCGCCAGCAGCTCACCCCGATCATGTGGGCGCTCGACAGCTACTACCAGACCCGCGACCAGTCCGAGCGGCTCAGCCACCAGCAGGCCCTGCTGGAGCAGAACCTCGCCGCCAAGGACTCGCTCAACCGCCAGCTGATCGACCAGCTGGGCGAGCAGGTCTCGGCCCTCGACCGCGCCAACATCGCCCTTCAGGATGCCCACCGCCGCCTGCTCACCGAGCGCGAGCAGGAGCGCAAGGCCCTGGCCCGCGAGCTGCACGACCAGATCATCCAAGATCTGCTCAGCATCAACTACCAGCTCGAAGACCTAGGCAGCGAGGATAGCGAGGCCGATCTGAGCGCCGAGCTGGCCGATGTGCGCGGCAGCATCCGTGGCCTGGTGGATGATGTGCGCCGGATCTGCGGCAACCTGCGCCCGCCCACCATCGACAGCCTGGGCCTGGGGGCCGCCATCAAGTCCTACGCCCGCGACTGGGCCGCGCGCACCGGTATCCGCGCCGAGCTTGACCTGGGCACCGAGCTTGGCCGCCTGCCCGAGGCCATCGAGCTGTCGATCTTCCGCATCGTGCAGGAGGGCCTCAGCAACGTGCGCAAGCATGCCCAGGCCCACGCCGTGCGCATCGCGCTGCGCCACACCTCGCCGCGCACCCTGCTGGTCTCGCTGTCCGACGACGGGCGCGGCCTGCCCGAGGGCTTCGACCTGGCCGCGCTGGCCGCCGAGGGCCACTATGGCCTGCTGGGCATCACCGAGCGCGTGGCCCTGCTGCAGGGACGCCTGAGCGTGCAGAACCAGCCCGAGGGCGGCCTGCTGCTTCAGGTCGAGATCCCCCACCCCCGCATCGGCTGA
- a CDS encoding sugar ABC transporter substrate-binding protein, which translates to MRAPHTRRIWLLAAALLALAACQPAPASGRPKLTIAWVTKSLGNPVFDPGKAGALQKGRELTEAGPYDVEVLVVGPVSADAIEQARMMDDLIARRVDGIAISCNDPAACVAPIDRAVAAGIPVMTWDSDSPDSRRFSFLSIDNYKMGQESARILADSIGGQGKVAIISGVPGALNLDQRVAGFKDAVAASYPGIQVVATIASNEDINLGVQGVEETMQAHPDLRGWFFAGLWPLFADRGSMPLWERATRERGLKTVAFDTLPVEIALMREGYVEALIGQKYRSWGYQSVQMVYDYIALGTRYPPFIDMGADIVTRDTLDAFVQAQATGTPR; encoded by the coding sequence ATGCGCGCGCCGCACACCCGCCGCATCTGGCTGCTGGCCGCCGCGCTGCTGGCGCTGGCCGCATGCCAGCCCGCGCCAGCCTCGGGCCGCCCCAAGCTCACCATCGCCTGGGTCACCAAGTCGCTGGGCAACCCAGTGTTCGACCCCGGCAAGGCCGGCGCGCTGCAGAAGGGCCGCGAGCTGACCGAGGCCGGGCCGTACGATGTGGAGGTGCTGGTGGTCGGGCCGGTCTCTGCCGATGCCATCGAGCAGGCCCGCATGATGGACGACCTGATCGCCCGCCGCGTGGATGGCATCGCCATCTCGTGCAACGACCCCGCCGCCTGCGTCGCGCCGATCGACCGCGCGGTGGCTGCGGGCATCCCCGTGATGACCTGGGACTCGGACTCGCCCGACAGCAGGCGCTTCAGCTTCCTGAGCATCGACAACTACAAGATGGGCCAGGAGTCGGCGCGCATCCTGGCCGACTCGATCGGCGGGCAGGGCAAGGTGGCGATCATCAGCGGGGTGCCGGGGGCGCTCAACCTCGACCAGCGCGTGGCGGGGTTCAAGGACGCGGTGGCCGCATCCTACCCGGGCATCCAGGTGGTGGCCACCATCGCCAGCAACGAGGATATCAACCTGGGCGTGCAGGGCGTGGAGGAGACCATGCAGGCCCACCCCGACCTGCGCGGCTGGTTCTTCGCGGGCCTCTGGCCGCTGTTCGCCGACCGTGGCTCCATGCCGCTGTGGGAGCGCGCCACCCGCGAGCGCGGCCTGAAGACGGTGGCCTTCGACACCCTGCCGGTGGAGATCGCGCTGATGCGCGAGGGCTATGTGGAGGCCCTGATCGGCCAGAAGTACCGCAGCTGGGGCTATCAGTCGGTGCAGATGGTGTACGATTACATCGCCCTCGGCACGCGCTACCCGCCCTTCATCGACATGGGGGCCGACATTGTGACCCGCGACACCCTGGATGCCTTCGTGCAGGCCCAGGCCACCGGCACGCCGCGCTAG
- a CDS encoding DedA family protein, whose protein sequence is MSWIQQFIEFFLHVDKHLNAFASEHGALTYALLFLIIFCETGLVVTPFLPGDSLLFAVGALSASDNSPINVFFIFLLLAIAAIAGDTVNYLIGAFLGEKLLQKNIPFMKQEYIDKTNAFYEKHGGKTIILARFVPIVRTFAPFVAGVGKMDYSKFILFNVIGGIAWVAIFIFAGHTFGNIPFVKENFEWVAIAIVLISVLPMGVEWLKSRSEAKPVAKASKDVA, encoded by the coding sequence ATGTCATGGATCCAGCAGTTTATCGAGTTCTTCCTCCATGTTGACAAGCATCTTAATGCCTTTGCCAGTGAACATGGGGCGCTCACCTACGCGCTGCTTTTTCTGATCATTTTCTGTGAGACCGGTCTGGTCGTCACTCCTTTTCTGCCGGGCGACTCACTGCTGTTTGCTGTCGGCGCGCTCTCGGCCAGCGACAATAGCCCGATCAATGTGTTCTTTATCTTCTTGCTGCTGGCCATCGCGGCGATCGCCGGCGACACGGTCAACTATCTCATCGGTGCGTTTCTGGGCGAGAAGCTGCTGCAGAAAAATATCCCGTTCATGAAGCAGGAATATATTGATAAGACCAACGCCTTCTACGAGAAGCATGGCGGAAAAACCATCATCCTGGCCCGCTTTGTGCCGATCGTGCGCACCTTTGCGCCCTTTGTGGCAGGCGTGGGCAAAATGGACTACTCAAAATTCATCCTCTTCAATGTGATCGGCGGCATCGCCTGGGTGGCGATCTTTATTTTTGCAGGCCACACGTTTGGCAACATCCCCTTCGTGAAAGAGAACTTCGAGTGGGTGGCCATCGCGATCGTGCTGATCTCGGTGCTGCCTATGGGCGTCGAGTGGCTGAAGTCGCGCTCCGAGGCCAAGCCGGTGGCCAAGGCCTCCAAAGACGTAGCCTAA
- a CDS encoding STAS domain-containing protein gives MPSALAQLIREHKAAIAERIAAPTGQTPQNADERTAIALAQIDSMIGMSDQSDQILEQTLQELTRSQLAYSDDIDPAMQTILHEHDAVRAAILEKYPESAEALNLVFELERLTVRRNRAVTKRMSDQLQQQLQESSADKMALRAAVQELSTPIIPLYSGILGVPLVGRIDDARAQNITEQLLDAIAREQADIVLMDVTGISTMDTSVANHLMQTASAASLLGSQVVLVGISAEIAQTLVMMNVELGSLVTLSDLQSGVEYALEKLGMEIRPIE, from the coding sequence ATGCCAAGCGCACTTGCACAGCTCATCCGCGAGCACAAGGCGGCCATCGCCGAGCGAATCGCAGCCCCGACCGGCCAGACACCCCAGAATGCCGACGAGCGCACCGCGATCGCGCTCGCCCAGATCGATAGCATGATCGGCATGTCCGACCAGTCCGACCAGATTCTCGAACAGACGCTCCAGGAGCTGACCCGCAGCCAGCTGGCCTACTCCGACGATATCGACCCGGCCATGCAGACCATCCTTCACGAGCATGATGCGGTGCGCGCGGCCATCCTAGAGAAGTATCCCGAGAGCGCCGAGGCGCTGAACCTGGTCTTCGAGCTTGAGCGCCTGACGGTCCGCCGCAATCGCGCTGTCACCAAACGCATGAGCGACCAGCTGCAGCAGCAGCTGCAGGAAAGCAGCGCCGACAAGATGGCCCTGCGCGCCGCCGTGCAGGAGCTCTCGACGCCGATCATCCCGCTCTACAGCGGCATCCTGGGCGTGCCGCTGGTGGGCCGGATCGACGACGCCCGCGCCCAGAACATCACCGAGCAACTGCTGGACGCGATCGCCCGCGAGCAGGCCGACATCGTGCTGATGGATGTGACCGGCATCTCGACGATGGACACCAGCGTGGCCAACCACCTGATGCAGACAGCCAGCGCGGCCTCGCTGCTGGGGTCACAGGTGGTGCTGGTGGGCATCAGCGCCGAGATCGCGCAGACCCTGGTGATGATGAATGTGGAGCTTGGCTCGCTGGTGACGCTGAGCGACCTGCAGAGCGGCGTGGAGTACGCGCTAGAGAAGCTGGGCATGGAGATCCGCCCGATCGAGTAG
- a CDS encoding 50S ribosomal protein L25 has translation MAETFKLEFETRTLFGKKVNRLRREGILPATVYGKNIGPFAVQINGRTFSDLVRKSGKTGLIEVSIPGQPVRTALVHAVQRHPVSREFIHADLLIVDLKTAITVDVPVHLIGESPVVKNEGAVLNHTLSTVSVHALPTEIPSHIEVDVSVLDSLDKNILVSDIKLPGEATIVTAADEVVASVTPATVETAPSDEAPAEPELVREDRGADAE, from the coding sequence ATGGCAGAAACATTCAAGCTCGAGTTTGAGACCCGCACCCTGTTTGGCAAGAAGGTCAACCGGCTGCGCCGCGAGGGCATCCTGCCCGCAACCGTGTACGGCAAGAACATCGGCCCGTTCGCCGTGCAGATCAACGGCCGCACCTTCAGCGATCTGGTGCGCAAGTCGGGCAAGACCGGCCTGATCGAGGTTTCCATCCCCGGCCAGCCGGTGCGCACGGCGCTGGTGCACGCGGTCCAGCGGCACCCGGTCTCGCGCGAGTTCATCCACGCCGACCTGCTGATCGTCGACCTGAAGACGGCGATCACGGTGGATGTGCCGGTGCACCTGATCGGCGAGTCGCCGGTGGTGAAGAACGAGGGCGCGGTGCTGAACCACACGCTGTCCACGGTCTCGGTGCACGCGCTGCCCACCGAAATCCCCTCGCACATCGAGGTGGATGTGAGCGTGCTGGATAGCCTGGACAAGAACATCCTGGTCAGCGACATCAAGCTGCCCGGCGAGGCCACGATCGTGACCGCCGCCGACGAGGTGGTGGCCAGCGTGACCCCGGCCACCGTCGAGACTGCTCCCTCCGACGAGGCCCCGGCTGAGCCGGAGCTGGTGCGCGAGGATCGCGGCGCGGACGCCGAGTAG
- a CDS encoding tyrosine protein phosphatase — protein sequence MRPTIYRIPLAAPGLLATMPHPRGGDWLADELREIAALGFTDLVSLLTPGEELELELEREAELCGATPLAFHRLPVADMQVPESMGAALELAGALAERIRGGAGVAIHCRQGIGRSSLLAALAMAALGDTTEQAFTTIALARGRPVPDTPAQREWAARCAAWAALGNQP from the coding sequence ATGAGACCGACCATCTACCGCATCCCGCTGGCCGCGCCGGGGCTGCTGGCCACCATGCCGCACCCGCGCGGCGGCGACTGGCTGGCCGATGAGCTGCGCGAGATCGCCGCGCTGGGCTTCACCGACCTGGTCTCGCTGCTGACGCCCGGCGAGGAGCTAGAGCTAGAGCTAGAGCGCGAGGCCGAGCTGTGCGGCGCGACCCCGCTGGCCTTCCACCGCCTGCCCGTGGCCGACATGCAGGTGCCCGAGTCGATGGGCGCGGCGCTGGAGCTGGCGGGCGCGCTGGCCGAGCGCATCCGGGGCGGGGCGGGAGTGGCCATCCACTGCCGACAGGGTATAGGCCGGTCATCGCTGCTGGCGGCGCTGGCCATGGCCGCGCTGGGCGACACCACCGAGCAGGCGTTCACCACCATCGCCCTGGCGCGCGGACGCCCTGTGCCCGATACACCCGCCCAGCGCGAGTGGGCGGCGCGCTGCGCAGCGTGGGCGGCGCTGGGCAACCAGCCCTAG
- a CDS encoding M28 family peptidase yields MPSAAQFSGERALAHAAAQMQWQPRDTGSEGWKQCGDYIADQLQQAGWQVENQRFPYHDVECRNIIGRRGSGPRVIIGAHYDARRRSDQDKDPAKQNEVVPSANDGASGIAVLLELASVLRPEELGFEVWLAAFDAEDNGDIDGWEWVVGSRYMANSLTEAPAAVIVIDMIGDADQQIYYEGSSDPALREAIWGVAGDLALASFVPQVRYSMLDDHTPFLQRGYRAIDIIDFDYPYWHTTQDTLDKVSAPSLAAVGKTLEEWLLRGGQGIQTADSMRPAYQA; encoded by the coding sequence ATGCCCAGCGCCGCCCAGTTCAGCGGCGAGCGCGCGCTGGCCCATGCCGCGGCCCAGATGCAGTGGCAGCCGCGCGACACCGGCAGCGAGGGCTGGAAGCAGTGCGGCGACTATATCGCCGACCAGCTCCAGCAGGCCGGGTGGCAGGTGGAAAACCAGCGCTTCCCCTACCACGATGTGGAGTGCCGCAACATAATTGGCAGGCGCGGCAGCGGCCCACGCGTGATCATCGGGGCGCACTACGACGCGCGGCGGCGCTCGGACCAGGACAAAGACCCGGCCAAGCAGAATGAGGTGGTGCCCTCCGCCAACGATGGGGCAAGTGGCATCGCCGTGCTGCTGGAGCTGGCCAGCGTGTTGCGGCCCGAGGAGCTGGGCTTCGAGGTGTGGCTAGCTGCCTTCGACGCCGAGGATAACGGCGACATCGACGGCTGGGAGTGGGTGGTCGGCTCGCGCTACATGGCCAACTCGCTGACCGAGGCCCCTGCGGCGGTGATCGTGATCGACATGATCGGCGACGCCGACCAGCAGATCTACTACGAGGGCAGCTCCGACCCGGCGCTGCGCGAGGCGATCTGGGGTGTGGCGGGCGACCTGGCCCTGGCCAGCTTTGTGCCGCAGGTGCGCTACTCGATGCTGGATGACCACACGCCCTTCCTCCAGCGCGGCTACCGCGCCATCGACATCATCGATTTCGACTACCCCTACTGGCACACCACCCAGGACACGCTCGACAAGGTGAGCGCCCCAAGCCTCGCGGCGGTGGGCAAAACGCTGGAAGAGTGGCTCCTGCGCGGCGGCCAGGGCATACAGACGGCGGATAGCATGCGGCCAGCGTATCAAGCATAG
- the folP gene encoding dihydropteroate synthase translates to MQLEIAGSTLRWGSKTFVMGIINITPDSFSADGLAQRAEGAIAAACAQAQRFAAEGADILDVGGESTRPGAAPVGLDEERERVVPVVAALAREVGLPISVDTYHAEVAAAALDAGAHIINDIWGLRTPEGGWNEPLAHAVAQRGAPLVLMHNRRAQAQQSHLGGHYAQVAYADLIGEILAGLAESVAYAVARGIPRERLIIDPGIGFGKTPEQNLEVVRRLAEFRALGLPMLVGASRKSFIGLPLGLPPQERDEGTAAVTALAVAAGADVVRVHNVQMNLRAARIADAIYRHTP, encoded by the coding sequence ATGCAGCTCGAGATCGCCGGTTCGACGCTGCGCTGGGGCAGCAAGACCTTTGTGATGGGCATTATCAACATCACCCCCGACTCGTTTAGCGCCGATGGGCTGGCCCAGCGCGCCGAGGGGGCGATCGCGGCAGCCTGCGCCCAGGCCCAGCGCTTCGCCGCCGAGGGTGCCGACATCCTCGATGTGGGCGGCGAGTCCACGCGCCCTGGCGCTGCGCCGGTAGGCCTCGACGAGGAGCGCGAGCGCGTGGTGCCAGTGGTGGCGGCGCTGGCCCGCGAGGTGGGGCTACCGATCTCGGTGGACACCTACCACGCCGAGGTAGCGGCGGCGGCGCTTGACGCCGGGGCGCACATCATCAACGACATCTGGGGGCTGCGCACGCCCGAGGGCGGCTGGAACGAGCCGCTGGCCCACGCGGTGGCCCAGCGCGGCGCACCCCTGGTGCTGATGCACAACCGCCGCGCCCAGGCCCAGCAGAGCCACCTGGGCGGGCACTACGCCCAGGTGGCCTACGCCGACCTAATTGGCGAGATCCTGGCGGGGCTGGCCGAGTCGGTGGCCTACGCGGTGGCACGCGGCATCCCCCGCGAGCGCCTGATCATCGACCCCGGCATCGGCTTCGGCAAGACCCCCGAGCAGAACCTAGAGGTGGTGCGCCGCCTAGCCGAGTTCCGCGCGCTGGGGCTGCCCATGCTGGTGGGGGCCTCGCGCAAGTCGTTCATCGGGCTGCCGCTGGGCCTGCCGCCACAGGAGCGCGACGAGGGCACCGCCGCCGTCACCGCGCTGGCCGTGGCCGCCGGGGCCGATGTGGTGCGCGTGCATAACGTGCAGATGAACCTGCGCGCCGCGCGGATCGCCGACGCAATCTATCGCCACACGCCATAG
- a CDS encoding glycosyltransferase family 4 protein has protein sequence MHIIIPSDVFPPRCGGAGWSSHALATALIARGHTVAAVVPGPGAPHADVLGVPTARVPYRAPGIPFVKNMFRHELLWPRLARAIVAEAGGTPRPLVIHAQHVQVAPAAVMAGRALGARVVVTVRDHWPWDYFATGLHGNRIPYQGQTWASLATDLAAREGPLRGALALPAIPYMLGHLRRRQAYLRQADAVIAVSGYIAQRLRGIVPDEKIHVIPNMVDTEAIAHVAAELPRSITGEYLLFVGKLDMNKGAQLLAPIFAALRERGYTGAALPPLVVAGSGPLRPQLERDLAALGVDVRFLDWAEHDEVLRLMAHCTALLFPSAWGEPLSRVWLEAAACGAPIVAMPTGGIHDVIADGTQGLLAATPAGFAGHLAALLADAPLRARLGAAAQAAARERFSAQRVVAQVERVYAGESV, from the coding sequence ATGCATATCATCATCCCGAGCGATGTCTTCCCCCCGCGCTGCGGCGGCGCGGGCTGGAGCAGCCACGCCCTGGCCACGGCCCTGATCGCGCGCGGGCACACAGTGGCGGCGGTGGTGCCCGGCCCCGGCGCGCCGCACGCCGATGTGCTGGGGGTGCCGACCGCCCGCGTGCCCTACCGCGCCCCCGGCATCCCGTTTGTCAAGAATATGTTCCGCCACGAGCTGCTGTGGCCGCGCCTGGCCCGCGCGATTGTGGCCGAGGCGGGCGGCACGCCGAGGCCACTGGTGATCCACGCCCAGCACGTGCAGGTGGCCCCGGCGGCGGTGATGGCCGGGCGCGCGCTGGGGGCGCGCGTGGTGGTGACGGTGCGCGACCACTGGCCGTGGGACTACTTCGCCACCGGGCTGCACGGCAACAGGATCCCCTACCAGGGACAGACCTGGGCCTCGCTGGCCACCGACCTAGCGGCCCGCGAGGGGCCGCTGCGCGGCGCGCTAGCGCTGCCCGCCATCCCCTACATGCTGGGCCACCTGCGGCGGCGGCAGGCCTACCTGCGCCAGGCCGACGCGGTGATCGCGGTGAGCGGCTACATCGCCCAGAGGCTGCGCGGGATCGTGCCGGATGAGAAGATCCACGTCATCCCCAATATGGTCGACACCGAGGCGATCGCGCATGTGGCCGCCGAGCTGCCGCGCTCGATCACGGGCGAGTACCTGCTGTTCGTGGGCAAGCTGGACATGAACAAGGGCGCGCAGCTGCTGGCCCCGATCTTCGCGGCGCTGCGCGAGCGGGGCTACACCGGCGCGGCGCTGCCGCCGTTGGTGGTGGCGGGCAGCGGGCCGCTGCGCCCGCAGCTAGAGCGCGACCTGGCCGCGCTGGGGGTGGATGTGCGCTTCCTCGACTGGGCCGAGCACGACGAGGTGCTGCGGCTGATGGCGCACTGCACCGCGCTGCTGTTCCCCAGCGCCTGGGGCGAGCCGCTGAGCCGCGTGTGGCTGGAGGCGGCGGCGTGCGGCGCGCCCATCGTGGCCATGCCCACCGGCGGCATCCACGATGTGATCGCCGATGGCACACAGGGGCTGCTGGCGGCGACCCCGGCGGGCTTCGCGGGGCACCTGGCCGCGCTGCTGGCCGACGCGCCGCTGCGGGCGCGGCTGGGCGCGGCAGCGCAGGCCGCCGCACGCGAGCGCTTCAGCGCGCAGCGCGTGGTGGCCCAGGTGGAGCGGGTCTACGCGGGGGAGAGCGTCTAA
- a CDS encoding LysM peptidoglycan-binding domain-containing protein: protein MRYTPALGALLASAALALPALSACAPPESSLNRPTAATILEITPAPTQNIDATATMYASKLIPTPTPAGLYIVQQNDTLGGIAGEFGSTVEELLAANGLTDADALQVGQALLIPSLISQTLVLGTPVADATAEAAPAAPATPAQTLTPTPTFTSP, encoded by the coding sequence ATGCGATACACCCCCGCTCTCGGCGCGCTGCTGGCCAGCGCCGCCCTGGCGCTGCCCGCGCTGAGCGCCTGCGCCCCGCCCGAGTCGAGCCTCAACCGCCCGACCGCAGCTACCATCCTTGAGATCACGCCAGCGCCCACCCAGAACATCGACGCCACCGCCACCATGTACGCCAGCAAGCTCATCCCCACGCCCACGCCCGCTGGTCTCTACATCGTGCAGCAGAACGACACGCTCGGTGGCATCGCCGGGGAGTTCGGCTCCACCGTCGAGGAGTTGCTGGCCGCCAATGGCCTGACCGACGCCGACGCGCTGCAGGTTGGCCAGGCTTTGCTCATCCCCTCGCTGATCAGCCAGACCCTGGTGCTGGGCACGCCCGTGGCCGATGCCACCGCCGAGGCTGCGCCCGCCGCCCCAGCAACCCCAGCGCAGACCCTCACGCCCACGCCCACCTTCACCTCGCCCTGA
- a CDS encoding glycosyltransferase family 4 protein: protein MKFLYIASGIPVPGTLGGSTHTIEVARGLAARGHELHVVACTQMGWRGIAPLLRPESTRLDGITLHYVDIPKAASLLGAPVIRRLAEALGPDVVMERYYNFAGGGLLAARAMGLPSILEVNALIVDPPQVRKRQIDDALGGPMRRWAVAQCRMAGRIVTPLHTTVPEEIDRAKIEELPWGANVERLAHIEPPAPADGPPTVLFLGSFRAWHGVLDGVRAGAALLEQGRDLRFLFVGDGPDRAAAEQAASAWPGRFTFTGAVPYEQVPGLIASASVGIAPFNTARHPALRHAGFFWSPLKIYEYMAAGLPVVTADIPPLNQIIRDGKEGRLYPEGDVAALAQAIGGLLDAPEQARAMGQQARQRVTDHYSWARHCAELERIAHELCDAAPASAQLR, encoded by the coding sequence GTGAAGTTCCTCTACATCGCCAGCGGCATCCCTGTGCCGGGCACCCTGGGCGGCTCGACCCACACTATCGAGGTGGCGCGGGGTCTGGCCGCGCGCGGCCACGAGCTGCACGTGGTGGCCTGCACCCAGATGGGCTGGCGGGGCATCGCCCCGCTGCTCCGCCCCGAGTCCACGCGGCTGGATGGCATCACCCTGCACTATGTCGACATCCCCAAGGCTGCGTCGCTGCTGGGCGCGCCGGTCATCCGGCGGCTGGCCGAGGCCCTAGGCCCCGATGTGGTGATGGAGCGCTACTACAACTTCGCGGGCGGCGGGCTGCTGGCCGCCAGGGCCATGGGTCTGCCCAGCATCCTGGAGGTGAACGCGCTGATCGTCGACCCGCCGCAGGTGCGCAAGCGCCAGATCGACGATGCGCTGGGCGGGCCGATGCGCCGCTGGGCGGTGGCGCAGTGCCGCATGGCGGGCCGGATCGTGACGCCGCTGCACACCACGGTGCCCGAGGAGATCGACCGCGCCAAGATCGAGGAGCTGCCCTGGGGCGCGAATGTCGAGCGGCTAGCCCACATCGAGCCGCCCGCGCCCGCGGATGGCCCGCCCACCGTGCTGTTCCTCGGCTCGTTCCGCGCGTGGCACGGCGTGCTGGATGGGGTGCGGGCGGGGGCGGCGCTGCTGGAGCAGGGCCGCGACCTGCGCTTCCTGTTCGTGGGCGACGGCCCCGACCGCGCGGCGGCGGAGCAGGCCGCCAGCGCGTGGCCAGGCCGCTTCACCTTCACCGGCGCGGTGCCGTACGAGCAGGTGCCAGGCCTGATCGCCAGCGCCAGCGTGGGTATCGCCCCCTTCAACACCGCCCGGCACCCGGCGCTGCGCCACGCGGGCTTCTTCTGGTCGCCCCTGAAGATCTACGAGTACATGGCGGCAGGTTTGCCCGTGGTCACCGCCGACATCCCGCCGCTCAACCAGATCATCCGCGACGGCAAGGAGGGGCGGCTCTACCCCGAGGGCGACGTGGCCGCTCTGGCCCAGGCGATCGGCGGGCTGCTGGATGCGCCCGAGCAGGCCAGGGCCATGGGCCAGCAGGCCCGGCAGCGCGTGACCGACCACTACAGCTGGGCCAGGCACTGCGCCGAGCTTGAGCGGATCGCCCACGAGCTGTGCGATGCGGCACCGGCCAGCGCCCAGCTGCGCTAG